One genomic window of Sodaliphilus pleomorphus includes the following:
- a CDS encoding DNA recombination protein RmuC: MTATIITIVSLALAIALGYMLLQARETNARLGEQVRILGQEQARLHDQSLLVFKDAASQLLAQQGHAMKDANEQRLNDILNPFKNNLDALRATIEAYKSQQGRDTAALQQQIKDLSDVNRSVGKEARELTQALRGDSKVQGDWGELVLKQILDLSGLEEGLNYEVQVTRDDNGEILKNDQGGRLRPDVIFNLPDKKRLVIDSKVSLTAYTDYVNAGDENLRQAALKRHLASVRKHVDELDGKSYQRWVKNSADFVMMFIPNEPAYLLAMSADSDLWAYAFQRQVVIVSPTHLISVVRLIDQLWSRDRQTKNALDIAEEAGKMIDKFSDFVKDLKNIDKALQSAQKAYDDASKKLSEGRGNLMGRIQKISDMGAKATKQLPSIDD; the protein is encoded by the coding sequence ATGACAGCAACTATCATCACTATCGTTTCTCTCGCCCTGGCTATCGCGCTGGGCTACATGCTGCTCCAGGCTCGGGAGACCAACGCCCGCCTTGGCGAGCAGGTGCGCATTCTTGGGCAGGAGCAGGCTCGCCTGCACGACCAGTCGCTACTCGTGTTCAAAGACGCGGCCTCGCAGCTTCTCGCCCAGCAGGGCCATGCCATGAAAGATGCCAACGAGCAGCGCCTCAACGACATCTTGAATCCCTTTAAAAACAACCTCGACGCCCTCAGGGCCACCATCGAGGCCTACAAGTCGCAGCAGGGCCGCGACACCGCCGCCTTGCAGCAGCAAATCAAGGACTTGAGCGACGTGAACCGCAGCGTCGGCAAGGAGGCTCGAGAGCTCACCCAGGCCCTGCGCGGCGACAGCAAGGTGCAAGGCGACTGGGGCGAGCTGGTGCTTAAGCAGATACTCGACCTCTCGGGCCTGGAGGAAGGGCTGAACTATGAGGTGCAGGTCACCCGCGACGACAATGGCGAGATTCTGAAAAACGACCAGGGAGGCCGCTTGCGGCCCGATGTGATTTTCAACTTGCCCGACAAGAAGCGCCTGGTCATCGATTCCAAGGTCTCGCTCACGGCCTACACCGACTATGTGAACGCTGGCGACGAGAACCTGCGGCAGGCCGCCCTGAAGCGCCACCTCGCCTCGGTGCGCAAGCATGTCGACGAACTTGACGGCAAGTCCTACCAGCGCTGGGTGAAGAACTCGGCCGACTTTGTGATGATGTTCATCCCTAACGAGCCAGCCTACTTGCTGGCCATGAGTGCCGACAGCGACCTGTGGGCCTATGCCTTCCAGCGGCAGGTGGTGATTGTGAGCCCCACCCACCTCATCTCGGTGGTGCGGCTCATCGACCAGCTGTGGAGCCGTGACCGCCAAACCAAGAACGCGCTTGACATTGCCGAGGAGGCGGGCAAGATGATCGACAAGTTCTCCGACTTTGTAAAAGACCTGAAAAATATCGACAAGGCCTTGCAGAGTGCACAGAAGGCCTATGACGACGCCTCGAAGAAGCTGAGTGAGGGCCGAGGCAATCTCATGGGCCGTATCCAGAAAATCAGCGACATGGGGGCCAAGGCTACCAAGCAATTGCCCTCGATCGACGACTGA
- a CDS encoding DUF695 domain-containing protein, whose translation MAKLNISDEWWTAPAEADNGNLIMVTGRKGLQNVIDTGKYVYRIEMTWPYVPDATGMPGIDDSKTMEAVQDAIDDTFGHDPVAVVTGIYTGDGKRDWVFYCRSLNIFQRKLNEALSGFEALPLEFHAYDDPGWEEYREMCQAEVDSSD comes from the coding sequence ATGGCCAAACTCAACATAAGCGACGAGTGGTGGACGGCCCCTGCCGAGGCCGACAACGGCAACCTGATCATGGTGACGGGCCGCAAGGGGCTGCAGAATGTGATCGACACGGGAAAGTATGTGTACCGCATTGAGATGACATGGCCCTATGTGCCCGATGCCACCGGCATGCCCGGTATCGACGACTCCAAGACGATGGAGGCCGTGCAAGATGCCATCGACGACACCTTCGGGCACGACCCCGTGGCAGTGGTCACGGGCATCTACACGGGCGACGGCAAGCGCGACTGGGTGTTTTACTGCCGCAGCCTCAACATCTTCCAGCGCAAGCTCAACGAGGCCTTGTCGGGCTTCGAGGCGCTGCCACTGGAGTTTCATGCCTATGACGACCCCGGGTGGGAGGAGTACCGCGAGATGTGCCAGGCCGAGGTCGACAGCAGCGACTGA
- the fabG gene encoding 3-oxoacyl-[acyl-carrier-protein] reductase, with protein MKLLEGKVALITGAARGIGKAIALKFASEGADVAFTDLVIDENGKATEQEIAALGVKVKGYASNAAKFDETEQVVNQVKADFGHIDILVNNAGITKDALMLKMTEAMWDAVIAVNLKSAFNFIHAVTPIMSRQRGGSIINMSSVVGVHGNAGQCNYAASKAGLISLAKSISQEMGRRGIRANAIAPGFIDTAMTEALPENIRKEWVERIPLRRAGTVDDIANVATFLASDMSSYVAGQVIQVDGGMNM; from the coding sequence ATGAAATTACTTGAAGGAAAAGTTGCCTTGATCACCGGTGCTGCACGCGGCATTGGCAAGGCTATCGCACTGAAGTTTGCCAGCGAGGGCGCCGACGTCGCCTTCACCGACCTCGTGATCGACGAGAACGGCAAGGCTACCGAGCAGGAAATTGCTGCTCTTGGTGTAAAGGTGAAAGGCTATGCCAGCAATGCAGCAAAGTTTGACGAGACCGAGCAGGTCGTGAACCAGGTGAAGGCCGATTTCGGCCACATCGACATCCTGGTCAACAACGCCGGCATCACCAAAGATGCCCTCATGCTCAAGATGACCGAGGCCATGTGGGACGCCGTGATTGCAGTCAACCTCAAGAGTGCATTCAACTTCATCCATGCTGTCACTCCCATCATGAGTCGCCAGCGTGGCGGCAGCATCATCAACATGTCGTCGGTGGTGGGCGTGCACGGCAATGCTGGCCAGTGCAACTATGCCGCCTCCAAGGCCGGCCTCATCTCGCTGGCCAAGAGCATCAGCCAGGAGATGGGTCGTCGTGGCATTCGTGCCAACGCCATTGCCCCAGGCTTTATCGACACGGCCATGACCGAGGCCCTGCCCGAGAACATACGCAAGGAGTGGGTAGAGCGCATTCCGCTGCGCCGTGCCGGCACCGTCGACGACATTGCCAACGTGGCTACTTTCCTGGCCAGCGACATGTCGAGCTATGTGGCCGGACAGGTGATACAAGTCGATGGCGGCATGAACATGTAG
- a CDS encoding TetR/AcrR family transcriptional regulator, whose translation MVSRTREKLIDVARQLFAHKGVENTTMNDIASASDKGRRTIYTYFKSKTEIFNAVVNREAAIIVDRLAELPDMPLPPEEKLMNFVFMRFEAVKEVVSRNGSLKASFFLDVRRVDRIRRVNAPKEIIILKQILKEGVDAGIFRIKHIDKAAEILLMAMQGLDVHYIRNSFEDIGVSRLKLRTYLQDFIMNGIKDHHEGTPLNNDNRI comes from the coding sequence ATGGTATCACGCACTCGAGAGAAATTGATTGACGTCGCACGTCAGCTTTTTGCACATAAGGGAGTTGAGAATACAACGATGAACGATATCGCGTCGGCAAGCGACAAGGGCCGGCGCACTATCTACACTTATTTCAAGAGCAAGACCGAGATATTCAATGCAGTGGTCAACCGCGAGGCCGCTATCATCGTCGACCGCCTGGCCGAGCTGCCCGACATGCCACTGCCCCCCGAGGAGAAACTCATGAATTTCGTCTTCATGCGCTTTGAGGCCGTGAAAGAGGTGGTGAGCCGCAACGGCTCGCTCAAGGCCAGCTTCTTTCTCGATGTGCGCCGTGTCGACCGCATACGCCGTGTGAATGCTCCCAAGGAGATCATCATCCTCAAACAGATACTCAAGGAGGGCGTCGACGCCGGCATCTTCCGCATCAAGCACATCGACAAGGCTGCCGAGATACTCTTGATGGCTATGCAGGGCCTCGACGTGCACTATATAAGAAACAGCTTTGAGGACATAGGCGTGAGCAGGCTCAAGCTGCGCACCTATCTGCAAGACTTCATCATGAACGGCATCAAAGACCACCACGAGGGCACGCCCCTGAACAACGACAATAGAATTTGA
- a CDS encoding M23 family metallopeptidase: MSLNKFAKVFGAALVMATATFSTTATAQNLQSVSSYRKAHSDMLAKQSRIKDQIRLEEAQKYAQDLYGEDEPEPDIYTEGWESGLVNPYKDMHVPYSKRIDVRHYSLPVKGHYVTSHYGYRPRFGRSHKGVDLRAAIGDTVRAAFSGRVRLTKYERGGYGFYVIVRHENGLETVYGHLSRFLVKPNQYVKVGQPIALSGNTGRSTGPHLHFETRYMGYAINPEAIFDFVNHVTVTDNYTFTKDTYMDARSNSSRASR; the protein is encoded by the coding sequence ATGAGTTTAAATAAGTTTGCAAAGGTTTTCGGCGCAGCCCTTGTCATGGCTACTGCAACATTTTCTACTACGGCTACGGCCCAGAATTTACAATCGGTATCGAGCTACCGCAAAGCTCACAGCGACATGCTTGCCAAGCAATCGCGCATCAAGGACCAGATACGCCTCGAGGAGGCACAAAAATATGCTCAAGACCTCTACGGAGAAGATGAGCCCGAACCCGATATTTACACCGAAGGCTGGGAAAGCGGCCTGGTGAACCCCTACAAAGACATGCACGTGCCCTACAGCAAGCGCATCGACGTGCGCCACTACAGCTTGCCGGTCAAGGGCCACTATGTGACCTCGCACTACGGCTACCGCCCGCGCTTCGGCCGCTCGCACAAGGGCGTTGACCTGCGCGCAGCCATAGGCGACACCGTGCGCGCCGCCTTCAGCGGCCGCGTGCGCCTCACCAAGTATGAGCGTGGCGGCTACGGCTTCTATGTGATCGTGCGCCACGAGAACGGGCTCGAGACCGTGTACGGCCACCTGTCGCGCTTCCTGGTCAAGCCCAACCAGTATGTCAAGGTGGGCCAGCCCATCGCCTTGAGCGGAAACACGGGCCGCAGCACGGGTCCTCACCTGCACTTCGAGACCCGTTACATGGGCTATGCCATCAATCCCGAGGCCATCTTCGACTTTGTCAACCACGTGACGGTGACCGACAACTACACTTTCACCAAGGATACCTACATGGACGCCCGCAGCAACAGCTCGCGCGCCAGCCGGTAA
- the recG gene encoding ATP-dependent DNA helicase RecG yields the protein MTDLSRLDIKYLKGVGPKRAALLATELGISSYYDLLYDFPFRYIDRSQVYTISSLQGDSLPSMQFKGRFISFTTHGEGRKRRLQALFTDGTGTIEMVWFNRVKSLLETYKTGVEYIVFGQPKLFKNTYSIIHPEVDVYKPETAPRGLVGVYNLTEKLRNHYFTSRTLQKLVAAMLQAVDVGSLPDPLPPRLRARRGLLSLGEALRNIHLPASVELMQRAQLRFKYEELFFLELNIIKNVKGRNAKLPGFVFSHIGDCFNGFYERGLRFPLTGAQKRVIKEIRADLGSGRQMNRLLQGDVGSGKTIVAFMTMLIALDNGFQACIMAPTEILATQHYESISEMASVIGVHVGLLTGSTGKKERDRLHAALLDGSLQILIGTHALIEDTVQFRNLGLAVIDEQHRFGVVQRSRLWKKNSTPPHVLVMTATPIPRTLSMTVYGDLDVSVIDELPPGRKPVTTRMRYESDRQQVYHFLGTELRQGRQAYIVYPLIESTEKTDLHDLINGYEAVSQEFPHYRVVYVHGKMKPKEKQHQMELFVSGQAQILVATTVIEVGVNVPNASVMIIENAERFGLSQLHQLRGRVGRGADQSYCILMTKHQIAGDTRKRLEVMVQSNDGFKIAEEDMKLRGPGDMEGTQQSGVAFNLKLTNLATDGPIVEMARNDAMAVLDADPALQGQEGRRLDEHMHFLRGQQADWSLIS from the coding sequence ATGACTGACCTCTCTCGTCTCGACATCAAGTACCTGAAAGGCGTGGGCCCGAAGCGTGCAGCCTTGCTTGCCACCGAGCTCGGCATAAGCAGCTACTACGACTTGCTCTACGATTTCCCTTTCCGCTACATCGACCGCAGCCAGGTCTACACCATTTCCAGCCTGCAGGGCGACTCACTGCCCAGCATGCAGTTCAAGGGGCGCTTCATCTCGTTCACCACCCATGGCGAGGGCCGCAAGCGCCGCCTGCAGGCACTGTTCACCGATGGCACCGGCACTATCGAGATGGTGTGGTTCAACCGTGTAAAGAGCCTGCTTGAAACCTACAAGACCGGCGTCGAGTACATCGTCTTCGGCCAGCCCAAGCTGTTCAAAAACACCTACAGCATCATCCATCCCGAGGTGGATGTGTACAAGCCCGAGACTGCGCCCCGGGGGCTCGTGGGCGTGTACAACCTCACCGAGAAGCTGCGCAACCACTACTTCACCTCACGCACCTTGCAGAAGTTGGTGGCCGCCATGCTGCAGGCCGTCGACGTGGGCAGCCTGCCCGACCCCCTGCCCCCCAGGCTGCGGGCCCGCCGCGGCTTGCTCTCGCTGGGCGAGGCCCTGCGCAACATCCATCTGCCCGCCAGCGTCGAGCTCATGCAGCGTGCCCAGCTGCGCTTCAAGTATGAAGAGCTGTTTTTCCTCGAGCTCAACATCATCAAGAACGTCAAGGGGCGCAATGCCAAGTTGCCCGGCTTTGTGTTTTCACACATAGGCGACTGCTTCAACGGCTTCTACGAGCGCGGACTGCGCTTCCCGCTCACCGGGGCCCAGAAACGCGTCATCAAGGAGATAAGGGCCGATTTGGGCTCGGGCCGCCAAATGAACCGCCTGCTGCAGGGCGATGTGGGCAGCGGCAAGACCATCGTGGCTTTCATGACCATGCTCATCGCCCTCGACAACGGCTTCCAGGCCTGCATCATGGCCCCCACCGAGATACTGGCCACTCAGCACTACGAGTCGATAAGCGAGATGGCCAGCGTGATAGGCGTGCACGTGGGCCTGCTCACCGGCAGCACGGGCAAGAAAGAACGCGACCGCCTGCATGCCGCTTTGCTCGACGGCTCCCTGCAGATTCTGATAGGCACCCATGCCCTCATCGAAGACACGGTGCAATTTCGCAACCTGGGCCTGGCCGTCATCGACGAGCAACACCGCTTCGGTGTGGTGCAGCGCTCCCGCTTGTGGAAGAAAAACTCCACCCCGCCTCATGTGCTGGTGATGACCGCCACCCCCATACCGCGCACGCTGAGCATGACCGTGTATGGCGACCTCGATGTCTCGGTCATCGACGAGCTGCCTCCTGGCCGCAAACCCGTGACCACGCGCATGCGCTACGAGAGCGACCGCCAGCAGGTGTACCACTTCTTGGGCACCGAGCTGCGCCAGGGACGTCAGGCCTACATCGTGTATCCGCTCATCGAGTCGACCGAGAAGACCGACCTGCACGACTTGATCAATGGCTACGAGGCGGTGAGCCAGGAGTTTCCGCACTACAGAGTGGTGTATGTGCACGGCAAGATGAAGCCCAAGGAAAAACAGCACCAAATGGAGCTCTTCGTGAGCGGTCAGGCCCAGATTCTCGTGGCCACCACCGTCATCGAGGTGGGCGTGAATGTGCCCAACGCCAGCGTGATGATCATTGAGAATGCCGAGCGTTTTGGCCTCTCGCAGCTGCACCAGTTGCGCGGCAGGGTGGGGCGAGGGGCCGATCAGAGCTATTGCATATTGATGACCAAGCACCAGATTGCCGGCGACACGCGCAAGCGCCTCGAGGTGATGGTGCAAAGCAACGACGGCTTCAAGATAGCCGAGGAAGACATGAAGCTGCGCGGCCCCGGCGACATGGAAGGCACGCAGCAGAGTGGTGTCGCTTTCAACCTCAAGCTCACCAACCTTGCCACCGACGGCCCTATCGTGGAGATGGCACGCAACGATGCCATGGCCGTGCTCGATGCCGACCCCGCACTGCAGGGCCAAGAGGGGCGCCGGCTCGATGAGCACATGCACTTTTTGCGTGGCCAGCAGGCCGACTGGAGCCTCATCAGCTGA
- a CDS encoding 2-C-methyl-D-erythritol 4-phosphate cytidylyltransferase yields the protein MKRYAIIVAGGSGTRFGAPVPKQFVPLEGRPVLMRTIDQFHQAGNVEILLVLPASQQRYWHELCRQHNFDTPHAVVQGGDSRFQSVKNALAVMHPEPGDLVAVHDGVRPLVSVELIGKIYQAAASSGAAVPVTPVTDSVRQLDGRGSSQALPRASLRAVQTPQAFDALQLKRDYDVPCDPFFTDDASVWERAGGQVTLVEGEITNIKITHPVDIVVAQHLLHPHD from the coding sequence ATGAAACGATATGCGATAATTGTGGCAGGCGGCAGCGGCACGCGATTTGGCGCGCCGGTGCCCAAGCAGTTTGTGCCCCTTGAGGGCCGCCCCGTGCTCATGCGCACCATCGACCAGTTTCACCAGGCAGGCAACGTCGAGATACTGCTCGTGCTGCCAGCCTCGCAGCAGCGCTACTGGCACGAGTTGTGCAGGCAGCACAACTTCGATACACCCCACGCTGTGGTGCAGGGAGGCGACAGCCGCTTCCAGAGCGTGAAAAACGCCCTTGCCGTGATGCACCCTGAGCCAGGCGACCTGGTAGCCGTGCACGACGGCGTGCGCCCGCTGGTGAGCGTTGAGCTCATCGGCAAGATTTATCAGGCTGCAGCCAGCAGCGGGGCGGCAGTGCCCGTCACGCCCGTCACCGACTCGGTGCGGCAACTCGACGGCCGCGGCTCGTCGCAGGCCTTGCCGCGAGCCAGCCTGCGTGCAGTGCAGACGCCCCAGGCCTTCGACGCCCTGCAGCTCAAGCGCGACTACGATGTGCCTTGCGACCCGTTTTTCACCGACGATGCTTCGGTGTGGGAGCGGGCTGGTGGCCAGGTCACCCTTGTTGAAGGCGAAATAACCAACATCAAAATCACTCACCCGGTCGACATCGTTGTCGCCCAACACCTGCTTCACCCGCATGACTGA
- a CDS encoding HIT family protein, which yields MASIFSKIVAGEMPSYKCAESEHYYAFLDINPVNAGHTLVIPKHEVNYLFDLDNDEYVGLWQFAKKVAQALKAAVPCKRIGVAVLGLEVPHCHIHLVPLNAESDMDFHNKKQLPAQQMQEIADRVYAEFQKL from the coding sequence ATGGCATCGATATTCAGCAAAATCGTGGCAGGTGAGATGCCCAGCTACAAGTGTGCCGAGAGTGAGCACTACTATGCCTTTCTCGACATCAACCCCGTGAATGCTGGCCACACGCTTGTGATACCCAAGCACGAGGTGAACTACCTGTTTGACCTCGACAACGACGAGTATGTGGGCCTGTGGCAGTTTGCCAAGAAGGTGGCCCAGGCGCTCAAGGCCGCAGTGCCCTGCAAGCGCATAGGCGTGGCTGTGCTCGGCCTGGAAGTGCCCCATTGCCACATCCACCTGGTGCCGCTCAATGCAGAGAGCGACATGGACTTCCACAACAAGAAGCAACTGCCGGCACAGCAGATGCAGGAAATTGCCGACCGCGTCTACGCCGAGTTCCAGAAACTGTGA
- the greA gene encoding transcription elongation factor GreA has translation MAISYMTQEGYDKKMAELNRLENVERPDVVKAIQEAREKGDLSENAEYDAAKERQGMLEAKISELKNLVATARIIDQSKLQTDEVQLMNKVTIKNIKNNAKMTYTIVSETEADLKAGKISITTPIAKGLLGHKKGDVVDVKVPAGTMKFEIIDIGL, from the coding sequence ATGGCTATTAGCTACATGACTCAAGAAGGCTACGACAAGAAAATGGCCGAGCTCAACCGTCTGGAAAACGTGGAGCGCCCCGATGTTGTCAAGGCTATCCAGGAGGCACGCGAGAAAGGCGACCTCTCGGAGAACGCAGAATATGACGCCGCCAAGGAGCGTCAAGGAATGCTGGAGGCTAAGATTTCTGAACTCAAGAATCTGGTTGCAACGGCTCGCATCATCGACCAGAGCAAGCTGCAGACCGATGAGGTGCAACTCATGAACAAGGTGACCATCAAGAATATCAAGAACAACGCCAAGATGACCTACACAATCGTGAGCGAGACCGAGGCCGACCTCAAGGCTGGCAAGATCTCGATCACCACCCCCATCGCCAAAGGCCTGCTCGGCCACAAGAAGGGCGACGTGGTCGATGTGAAGGTGCCTGCCGGCACAATGAAGTTTGAAATCATCGATATCGGCCTGTAA
- a CDS encoding HAD family hydrolase encodes MKKKLVIFDLDGTLLNTIEDLGNAANYALHKNGYATHSMASYPFFVGNGVRRLIERVLPEDRRDIETVERLLKDFKEYYNEHLTDCTKPYPGIEDMLLGLRAKGVKVAVASNKYQAAAERIVAHYYGNVDFAAVEGQKEGVKTKPDPSIVFGILAKTKVAKADVLYVGDSGVDMETARRACVDSAGVTWGFRPEKELIEYHAGTIVNSPDQILSLVETGLPLG; translated from the coding sequence ATGAAAAAGAAATTAGTGATTTTTGATTTAGACGGCACGCTGCTCAACACCATCGAGGACTTGGGCAACGCGGCCAATTATGCTTTGCACAAGAATGGCTATGCCACCCACAGCATGGCCTCCTATCCTTTCTTTGTGGGCAATGGCGTGCGACGCCTCATCGAGCGCGTGCTGCCCGAGGACCGGCGCGACATCGAAACTGTGGAACGCCTGCTCAAGGACTTCAAGGAATACTACAACGAGCATCTCACCGATTGCACCAAGCCCTATCCCGGCATCGAAGACATGCTGCTGGGCCTGCGCGCCAAGGGCGTGAAGGTGGCGGTGGCCAGCAACAAGTACCAGGCTGCTGCCGAGCGCATCGTGGCCCACTACTATGGCAATGTTGACTTTGCAGCTGTCGAGGGTCAGAAGGAGGGCGTCAAGACCAAACCCGACCCCTCCATCGTGTTTGGCATCCTGGCCAAGACCAAGGTGGCCAAGGCCGATGTGCTCTATGTGGGCGATTCGGGTGTCGACATGGAGACGGCCCGCCGCGCTTGTGTCGACTCGGCTGGCGTGACTTGGGGCTTCCGCCCCGAGAAGGAGCTCATCGAGTACCATGCAGGCACTATAGTCAACAGCCCTGACCAAATTCTCAGCCTGGTCGAAACGGGGCTCCCGCTCGGTTGA
- a CDS encoding BamA/TamA family outer membrane protein encodes MKKKGSRDKMNVSKFKRMSLLAAALIVLLLGGLSCSSTKHVPQGQYLLDNVTLRIVDKENKNSEVSTYELVNYLRQTENHKVLGGLKLQLAMYNLSGKDSTKWFNRWVQRVGTPPVIYDSTLTAASVSQLQMALVNKGYMNNSVTSQVERNAKKKKVRVTYNIRLNAPYYVRSIAYNIPNDTLRSLIVADSTLFPIRQNSVFDHNKLDSERQLITERLRDQGYYAFSKEYIGFYADTAAGSRAVDLTLNVLPPRQLARVPGYNSHKQFYVRSVTFVTHYDPVTMQDNNFYGDTTEYRGCTYITDPTDNYLRRHLLDECCYIVPGRLYNAADVNKTYRALGRLGILKFVNITTQLVGEVDGKMWVDTYVLLTRDKKQSVSFSLEGTNSEGDLGFGVGADYQHRNIFNGSEVLNAKFKASYESISGNINGLINDNYSEYLAELGITFPKFVAPFLKKSFKQRVQASTDFSTNFDYQARPEYTRVIAGAGWKYIWSEKQNLTRHTFNIVDLSYVYLPKSKGGFLDSISNPLLRYSYEDHLIMRMGYSFYHTNKRELTPLASSQQQNIYTVRASAEVAGNLLYAISKISGQRHDQDEAYKVLGTRYAQYVKAQADYAFTHNLNSRNQLAWHVGGGLLVPYGNSTIAPFEKRFYAGGANDVRGWGVRTLGPGSFTSSNSVNGFIYQCGDIHLVANVELRSKLFWLIEGAVFVDAGNIWTIKKYPDQQGGVFRFNKFLEQIALAYGVGIRLNFNYFLVRLDMGMKAHNPASGERHWPLVHPSFNRDAEFHFSVGYPF; translated from the coding sequence TTGAAAAAAAAAGGAAGTCGCGACAAGATGAATGTGTCCAAGTTTAAACGCATGTCACTGCTGGCGGCAGCGCTCATCGTGCTGCTGCTCGGGGGCTTGTCGTGCTCCTCGACCAAGCATGTGCCCCAAGGGCAGTACTTGCTCGACAACGTGACGCTGCGCATCGTCGACAAGGAAAACAAGAACTCGGAGGTGAGCACCTACGAGCTCGTCAACTACTTGCGCCAAACCGAAAACCACAAGGTGCTGGGCGGCCTCAAGCTGCAGCTGGCCATGTACAACCTGAGCGGCAAGGACTCGACCAAGTGGTTCAACCGCTGGGTGCAGCGCGTGGGCACCCCTCCAGTAATCTACGACTCCACGCTCACGGCGGCCAGTGTGAGCCAGCTGCAGATGGCTCTGGTCAACAAGGGCTACATGAACAACAGCGTCACCAGCCAGGTCGAGCGCAATGCCAAAAAGAAAAAGGTGAGAGTGACCTACAACATACGCCTCAACGCCCCCTACTATGTGCGCTCGATTGCCTACAACATTCCCAACGACACCCTGCGCAGCCTCATTGTGGCCGACTCCACACTTTTCCCCATAAGGCAAAACTCGGTCTTCGACCACAACAAGCTCGACAGCGAGCGGCAACTCATCACCGAGCGCTTGCGCGACCAGGGGTACTATGCCTTCAGCAAGGAGTACATAGGCTTCTATGCCGACACGGCCGCCGGCAGCCGCGCCGTCGACCTCACGCTCAACGTGCTGCCTCCGCGGCAGCTCGCCCGCGTGCCTGGCTACAACAGCCACAAGCAGTTCTATGTGCGCAGTGTCACCTTTGTCACCCACTACGATCCAGTCACCATGCAAGACAACAACTTCTACGGCGACACGACTGAGTATCGCGGCTGCACCTACATCACCGACCCCACCGACAACTACCTGCGTCGACACCTGCTCGACGAGTGCTGCTACATCGTGCCCGGCCGGCTCTACAATGCTGCCGACGTCAACAAGACCTATCGGGCGCTGGGACGCCTGGGCATCCTGAAATTTGTCAACATCACCACGCAGCTCGTGGGCGAGGTCGACGGCAAGATGTGGGTCGATACCTATGTGCTGCTCACCCGCGACAAGAAGCAGTCGGTGTCATTCTCGCTCGAGGGCACCAACTCGGAGGGCGACCTGGGCTTCGGCGTGGGCGCCGACTATCAGCACCGCAACATCTTCAACGGCTCCGAGGTGCTCAATGCCAAGTTCAAGGCCAGCTACGAGAGCATATCGGGCAACATCAACGGCCTCATCAACGACAACTACTCTGAGTATCTGGCCGAGCTGGGCATCACCTTCCCCAAGTTTGTGGCCCCGTTTCTCAAGAAGAGCTTTAAGCAGCGCGTGCAGGCCAGCACCGACTTCTCCACCAACTTCGACTACCAGGCACGTCCCGAGTACACGCGCGTGATTGCCGGCGCCGGCTGGAAATATATATGGAGTGAGAAGCAGAACCTCACGCGCCACACCTTCAACATTGTCGACCTGAGCTATGTGTATCTGCCCAAGAGCAAGGGCGGATTTCTTGACAGCATCTCCAACCCCTTGTTGCGATACTCCTACGAGGACCACTTGATCATGCGCATGGGCTACAGCTTCTATCACACCAACAAGCGCGAGCTCACCCCCCTGGCCTCGAGCCAGCAGCAAAATATCTACACGGTGCGCGCCTCGGCCGAGGTGGCTGGCAACCTGCTCTATGCCATCTCCAAAATCTCGGGCCAAAGACACGACCAGGACGAGGCCTACAAGGTGCTGGGCACCCGCTATGCACAATATGTGAAAGCACAGGCCGACTATGCATTCACCCACAACCTGAACTCGCGCAACCAGCTGGCCTGGCATGTGGGCGGCGGCCTGCTTGTGCCCTACGGCAACTCTACCATAGCCCCGTTTGAGAAACGCTTCTATGCCGGCGGTGCCAACGATGTGCGCGGCTGGGGCGTGCGCACTCTGGGACCCGGCAGCTTCACCTCGAGCAACTCGGTGAACGGCTTCATCTACCAGTGCGGCGATATCCACCTGGTGGCCAATGTGGAGCTGCGCAGCAAGCTGTTCTGGCTCATCGAGGGCGCAGTCTTTGTCGACGCCGGCAATATATGGACCATCAAGAAGTATCCCGACCAGCAGGGAGGCGTGTTCAGGTTCAATAAGTTTCTGGAGCAGATCGCCTTGGCCTACGGCGTGGGCATAAGGCTCAACTTCAACTACTTCCTGGTGCGGCTCGACATGGGCATGAAGGCCCACAACCCCGCCTCGGGCGAGCGGCACTGGCCACTTGTGCACCCCAGCTTCAACCGCGATGCCGAGTTCCACTTCTCGGTGGGCTACCCCTTCTGA